From a region of the Qipengyuania spongiae genome:
- a CDS encoding efflux RND transporter permease subunit — protein sequence MIARIIDASIANRLFIVLAAVAVTLAGFWAVRTTPVDALPDLSDVQVVVRSNYPGQAPRIVEDQVTYPLATTMLSVPGAKTVRGYSMFGDSYVYIIFEDGTDLYWARSRVLEYLNQVQVRLPDGVTSTLGPDATGVGWIYEYALIDRSGGHDLAGLRSLQDWFLRYELKTIPGIAEVASVGGMVKQYQVVLEPYRMASLGVTHAEIVSAIQSANQEAGGSIVEMGEAEYMVRASGYLGDLDDFRAIPLRAVSGGVPVTLGDVATIQVGPELRRGIAELNGEGEVAGGIIVLRQGADARSAIQAVEQKLDDLQASLPEGVEIVTTYDRSQLIDASIENLTTKLIEEFIVVALVCALFLWHARSALVAIITLPLGVLAAFIVMRIQGVNANIMSLGGIAIAVGAMVDAAVVMIENAHKHLERWEHENPDTVLAVKERWRIIADASKEVGPALFFSLLIITLSFLPVFTLQAQEGRLFAPLAFTKTYAMAAAAILSVTLVPVMMGWLIRGKIPSEDSNFLNRWLTKIYRPGLDWVMRRPKATLVIAALIFLTTAIPFTRLGGEFLPPLDEGDLLYMPSALPGLSPGEASALLQRTDRLIKSVPEVETVFGKAGRADTATDPAPLTMFETTIRFKPREEWREGMTPDLLVEELDRVVQVPGLANVWVPPIRNRIDMLATGIKSPIGVKVSGDDLDQLERVALDVERIAKTVPGVSSALAERLSGGRYVDVDIDRMAAARYGLNIADIQQIVSGAVGGANVARTVEGLARYPINVRYPREIRDSVEELRALPVLTPSGQQITLGTVARIAVSDGPPMLKSEQGRLTSYIYVDVRGRDLTSVVADLQEVVAAGADLPAGVSLSYAGQFEYLTRAYERLKVVVPATLAIIFLLLYLIFRRWDEALLIMGTLPFALTGGYWLLYLMGYNQSVATAVGFIALAGVSAEFGVVMLIYLKAALERRRGDLSAEEVDEAIREGALLRVRPKAMTVAVILAGLFPILIGTGAGSEVMSRIAAPMVGGMITAPLLSMFLLPAAYLLLRRPRPEKPANSQGEEECVP from the coding sequence ATGATTGCTCGGATAATTGATGCCTCGATCGCCAACCGCCTGTTTATCGTTCTCGCCGCCGTCGCGGTAACGCTGGCCGGTTTCTGGGCGGTGCGCACGACGCCGGTCGACGCGTTGCCCGATCTGTCCGATGTGCAGGTTGTGGTCCGGTCAAACTATCCGGGGCAGGCCCCCCGGATCGTCGAGGACCAAGTCACCTACCCCCTGGCAACGACCATGCTTTCGGTGCCGGGGGCGAAAACCGTCCGCGGCTACTCGATGTTCGGCGACAGCTATGTCTATATCATCTTCGAGGACGGTACCGACCTCTACTGGGCGCGATCGCGTGTGCTCGAATATCTCAACCAGGTGCAGGTCCGCCTGCCCGATGGCGTGACGAGCACGCTCGGCCCCGATGCCACCGGGGTAGGGTGGATCTACGAATATGCGCTGATCGATCGCAGCGGCGGACACGACCTTGCCGGACTGCGCAGCCTGCAGGACTGGTTCCTGCGCTACGAGCTCAAGACAATCCCCGGCATTGCCGAGGTCGCCAGCGTCGGAGGAATGGTCAAGCAATACCAGGTCGTGCTCGAGCCTTACCGGATGGCCTCGCTCGGCGTGACTCACGCCGAGATCGTGAGCGCAATCCAGTCCGCCAACCAGGAAGCGGGCGGCTCGATCGTCGAGATGGGCGAAGCCGAATATATGGTCCGTGCCTCGGGTTATCTCGGCGACCTCGACGATTTCAGGGCGATCCCGCTGCGCGCGGTGAGCGGCGGCGTTCCGGTCACGCTGGGCGACGTAGCGACGATCCAGGTCGGCCCCGAACTGCGCCGAGGCATCGCCGAGCTCAATGGCGAAGGCGAGGTTGCCGGCGGCATCATCGTCCTGCGCCAGGGTGCGGATGCAAGAAGCGCAATACAGGCCGTCGAACAGAAACTCGACGACTTGCAGGCAAGCCTTCCCGAAGGCGTCGAGATCGTCACGACCTACGATCGCTCTCAGCTCATCGATGCGTCTATAGAGAACCTCACCACGAAGCTCATCGAAGAGTTTATCGTCGTGGCGCTCGTATGCGCGCTGTTCCTCTGGCACGCGCGCTCGGCACTTGTCGCCATCATCACCCTGCCTTTGGGCGTGCTCGCGGCCTTCATCGTGATGCGCATCCAGGGCGTCAATGCCAACATCATGTCGCTGGGTGGAATAGCCATCGCGGTCGGTGCGATGGTCGATGCCGCCGTCGTCATGATTGAGAACGCGCACAAGCATCTCGAGCGATGGGAACACGAGAATCCCGATACCGTGCTCGCGGTGAAGGAACGCTGGCGGATCATCGCCGATGCATCGAAGGAAGTGGGACCGGCGTTGTTCTTCAGTCTGCTGATCATTACGCTGTCGTTCCTACCGGTCTTCACCCTGCAGGCGCAGGAAGGGCGGTTGTTCGCTCCGCTCGCTTTCACCAAGACCTATGCCATGGCGGCCGCGGCCATTCTGTCGGTAACGCTGGTGCCGGTAATGATGGGATGGCTGATCCGTGGGAAGATCCCTTCGGAGGATTCCAATTTTCTCAACCGCTGGCTGACGAAAATCTATCGTCCGGGGCTCGACTGGGTCATGCGGCGCCCAAAGGCAACGCTGGTGATCGCGGCGCTGATCTTCCTGACCACCGCGATCCCCTTCACCCGGCTTGGCGGCGAGTTCCTCCCGCCGCTCGATGAAGGCGATTTGCTTTATATGCCGAGCGCGCTGCCCGGCCTCTCCCCCGGCGAGGCTTCGGCGCTGCTGCAGCGCACCGATCGCCTGATCAAGTCGGTCCCCGAGGTGGAAACGGTGTTCGGCAAGGCGGGGCGCGCCGATACAGCGACGGATCCGGCTCCCCTGACGATGTTCGAAACGACGATCCGCTTCAAGCCGCGCGAGGAGTGGCGCGAGGGAATGACGCCCGATCTGCTGGTCGAGGAACTTGACCGGGTCGTCCAGGTGCCGGGCCTCGCCAATGTCTGGGTGCCGCCGATCCGCAACCGGATCGACATGCTCGCGACCGGGATCAAGAGCCCGATCGGGGTCAAGGTTTCAGGCGACGATCTCGATCAACTCGAACGCGTTGCACTCGATGTGGAGCGTATCGCCAAGACCGTGCCTGGCGTGAGTTCCGCCCTGGCCGAGCGGCTGTCGGGCGGTCGGTATGTCGATGTCGATATCGACCGGATGGCGGCCGCGCGATACGGGCTCAACATTGCCGACATCCAGCAGATCGTCTCTGGTGCAGTTGGCGGTGCCAATGTCGCACGGACCGTCGAGGGGCTGGCGCGCTATCCGATCAATGTGCGCTATCCCCGCGAAATCAGGGACAGCGTCGAGGAACTCAGGGCCTTGCCGGTTCTGACGCCGTCCGGCCAACAGATCACGCTTGGCACTGTCGCCCGTATCGCCGTCAGCGACGGTCCGCCCATGCTCAAGAGCGAACAGGGCCGACTGACCAGCTACATCTACGTCGACGTCCGGGGCCGCGATCTTACCTCGGTGGTCGCCGATCTGCAGGAGGTCGTCGCCGCGGGTGCCGATCTTCCTGCCGGCGTCAGCCTGTCCTATGCGGGCCAGTTCGAATATCTGACGCGCGCATATGAGCGACTGAAGGTCGTGGTTCCCGCGACGCTCGCGATCATCTTCCTGCTGCTATATCTCATTTTCCGGCGCTGGGACGAAGCCTTGCTGATCATGGGCACGCTGCCCTTCGCGCTGACGGGCGGATACTGGTTGCTCTATCTGATGGGCTACAACCAGTCGGTGGCGACTGCGGTCGGTTTCATCGCGCTTGCCGGCGTCTCCGCCGAATTCGGCGTGGTGATGCTGATCTACCTGAAAGCCGCACTGGAGCGGCGGCGCGGTGATCTGAGCGCCGAAGAAGTAGACGAGGCCATCCGGGAAGGCGCGCTCCTGCGCGTGCGGCCCAAGGCGATGACCGTCGCAGTCATCCTTGCCGGTCTCTTTCCGATCCTGATCGGCACGGGCGCGGGCTCGGAAGTCATGAGCCGCATCGCCGCGCCGATGGTCGGCGGCATGATCACCGCCCCGCTCCTGTCCATGTTCCTGCTTCCCGCCGCTTATCTGTTGTTGCGGCGCCCCCGTCCGGAAAAACCGGCCAATTCTCAAGGAGAAGAAGAATGCGTACCCTAA
- a CDS encoding TolC family protein has product MQRITWTAIPVLLALAPASNAQSVGYEEALRAATSDQPQVRTSELRLDARREIADAADELPDPRLRAGIQNLPVSGPAAFELGRQLPTQIQVGIEQEIPNLAKRRARFGMADADIDLAAAQLRQTRYRVRVGAGMAWISLAYAQRALTVADDALAEIEGLVPLARSAVAAGSARPAESLEIRRAVLEVEDMRTRIEADREAAQAMLSRYTALPTATATGTIPSADLDPEGLRAMLQSNPELVVALAQVRQAEARSDLARSERRPDFGVNVSYGRRDPDFGDAISVMGSITLPIFADRRQNPRIAAAEAEAAAAQSARADRLRELEARFETDLAAWRSAYRQWQRATDELLPLAESRVDLERASFAAGRAELLDVIDAIKTLAVLRVDILQREEATVEAAANLRLTYGEYGR; this is encoded by the coding sequence ATGCAACGAATTACTTGGACCGCGATTCCGGTCCTGCTGGCCCTCGCGCCGGCGAGTAATGCCCAGTCGGTGGGCTATGAAGAAGCTTTGCGAGCAGCAACGAGCGACCAGCCCCAGGTTCGCACAAGCGAGCTGCGACTGGACGCCCGGCGCGAGATCGCCGACGCTGCCGATGAACTGCCCGATCCGCGCCTTCGCGCGGGCATCCAGAACCTGCCGGTAAGCGGGCCGGCTGCGTTCGAGCTGGGTCGCCAGCTCCCTACGCAAATCCAAGTCGGTATCGAACAGGAGATTCCCAATCTCGCGAAACGTCGGGCCCGGTTCGGAATGGCGGACGCCGACATCGACCTTGCCGCAGCACAATTGCGTCAGACCCGTTACAGGGTACGCGTCGGAGCAGGAATGGCATGGATTTCGTTGGCTTATGCCCAACGGGCTCTGACCGTCGCCGACGATGCACTTGCTGAAATCGAGGGGCTCGTACCACTCGCGCGCAGTGCTGTCGCCGCCGGTTCGGCCAGACCCGCCGAAAGTCTGGAAATACGCCGTGCCGTGCTCGAAGTCGAGGATATGCGGACCAGGATCGAGGCCGACCGAGAGGCCGCTCAGGCCATGCTGTCGCGCTATACCGCTCTGCCGACCGCCACCGCGACCGGAACCATCCCTTCGGCCGATCTCGATCCCGAAGGTTTGCGGGCCATGCTTCAAAGCAATCCGGAGCTCGTCGTGGCGCTTGCGCAGGTCCGCCAAGCGGAAGCGAGAAGCGATCTTGCCCGATCGGAAAGGCGTCCGGATTTCGGCGTCAATGTGAGCTATGGACGGCGCGATCCCGATTTTGGCGATGCAATCTCGGTGATGGGTTCGATCACGCTCCCGATTTTCGCGGACCGGCGCCAAAACCCGCGTATAGCCGCCGCCGAAGCCGAAGCGGCTGCGGCACAGTCGGCCAGAGCCGATCGGCTGCGTGAACTCGAAGCCCGGTTCGAAACCGATCTCGCGGCATGGCGCAGCGCTTATCGACAATGGCAGCGCGCGACCGACGAATTGCTTCCCCTTGCCGAAAGCCGCGTGGACCTCGAGCGCGCGAGCTTTGCCGCGGGCCGCGCGGAACTGCTCGACGTCATCGACGCCATCAAAACGCTCGCCGTGCTGCGGGTGGACATTCTGCAACGCGAGGAAGCGACCGTCGAAGCCGCCGCGAACCTGCGACTGACCTATGGGGAGTATGGCCGATGA
- a CDS encoding copper-binding protein → MRTLTYIILLAAPLALAACDAADDTSETMMPDEMANSDSMPMSGEMPMAEETGGEQSASAEGTVTAIDPEAGTVTIEHSPVESIGWPAMTMAFEADAQILEQVSIGEGIAFEFRTGTEGSVVTSVTPR, encoded by the coding sequence ATGCGTACCCTAACCTACATAATCCTGCTCGCGGCACCGCTGGCGCTTGCAGCCTGCGATGCTGCGGACGATACCTCCGAGACCATGATGCCTGACGAAATGGCGAACTCGGACAGTATGCCCATGTCAGGCGAAATGCCGATGGCGGAGGAGACCGGCGGCGAGCAGAGCGCCAGCGCGGAGGGAACGGTTACAGCCATCGATCCCGAGGCGGGCACCGTGACCATCGAGCATAGTCCGGTCGAAAGTATCGGATGGCCGGCAATGACCATGGCCTTCGAAGCCGACGCGCAGATCCTCGAACAGGTCAGTATCGGTGAGGGAATAGCCTTCGAATTTCGTACTGGAACCGAAGGCAGTGTCGTTACCTCGGTGACGCCGCGATAG
- a CDS encoding efflux RND transporter periplasmic adaptor subunit — MGAAWDRLSPRQKSWTMAGTVALISLAAGYGLSQLGEGQGGASDAGGSATECEEVLYWYDPMVPGQHFDEPGNSPFMDMQLVPKCAGEEATAGVRIDPGLVQNFGIRTTEAEYGVLEPEITVTGVLAYNERDVAIVQPRAGGYVQRTYGRAPDDVVGRGAPLADILVPEWGGAQQEYLAVLNSGDEELAQAMRERMRLLGMPPGLISSVGRNGRPQSTITVTAPIGGAITSLGVRPGMTVMAGQTLAEITGFSPIWLEAAVPETQAANVRVGQPVSATLTAFPEERFSGPIVAILPSAEDASRTITVRAQLPNASGRLKPGMFAQVSLTPDTRRALLVPSEAVIRTGRRTIVMVKQDEGGFMPAEVRIGREAGGRTEVLAGLSAGEQVVTSGQFLLDSEASLTGLDVRPVDQADDASTGGEDEPATFGATGTIQSIANGSVTLRHGPVPRLDWPAMTMTFRTKSAAQMRGLETGDRVRFTFTQQDAGPRIESITRAGQ; from the coding sequence ATGGGAGCCGCGTGGGACAGGCTGTCGCCGCGCCAGAAATCCTGGACGATGGCAGGCACGGTCGCGCTCATCAGTCTTGCCGCCGGCTATGGTCTCTCGCAGCTCGGCGAAGGCCAGGGTGGTGCAAGCGACGCGGGCGGCAGTGCGACCGAATGCGAGGAGGTCCTTTACTGGTACGACCCGATGGTGCCGGGGCAGCACTTCGACGAGCCGGGCAATTCGCCCTTCATGGATATGCAGCTGGTGCCCAAGTGCGCGGGCGAGGAGGCCACTGCAGGCGTCAGGATAGATCCCGGCCTGGTGCAGAATTTCGGCATCCGCACCACTGAAGCCGAGTACGGCGTCCTCGAGCCGGAAATAACCGTCACAGGCGTTCTGGCCTACAACGAACGCGACGTCGCGATCGTCCAGCCACGTGCCGGAGGCTATGTACAAAGAACCTACGGCCGCGCGCCCGACGATGTCGTTGGACGGGGCGCGCCGCTCGCGGATATCCTGGTTCCCGAATGGGGCGGAGCGCAGCAGGAGTATCTGGCCGTCCTGAACAGCGGTGATGAAGAACTTGCGCAGGCCATGCGCGAACGCATGCGCCTTTTGGGCATGCCTCCAGGCCTGATCTCATCGGTAGGGCGCAATGGACGTCCGCAGTCCACGATCACCGTTACCGCGCCGATTGGAGGTGCCATCACATCGCTCGGCGTGCGTCCGGGAATGACAGTCATGGCCGGACAGACGCTCGCCGAGATAACCGGTTTCTCACCGATCTGGCTCGAAGCCGCGGTGCCTGAAACGCAGGCGGCGAATGTACGCGTCGGGCAACCTGTCAGCGCGACGCTGACCGCATTCCCCGAGGAACGCTTCTCCGGACCCATTGTCGCTATCCTGCCGAGCGCGGAGGATGCAAGCCGTACGATCACCGTTCGTGCGCAACTGCCCAATGCATCCGGTCGCCTCAAGCCGGGCATGTTCGCACAGGTCTCGCTGACCCCGGACACACGCCGCGCGCTGCTGGTGCCGTCCGAAGCCGTTATCAGGACCGGACGTCGAACCATCGTGATGGTGAAGCAGGACGAGGGCGGTTTCATGCCCGCCGAGGTCCGGATCGGCCGCGAAGCGGGTGGCAGGACCGAGGTTCTGGCCGGTCTGTCGGCCGGCGAACAGGTCGTGACATCGGGTCAGTTCCTGCTCGATTCCGAAGCAAGCCTTACCGGACTCGACGTCCGTCCGGTCGATCAGGCAGATGACGCTTCCACCGGCGGCGAGGACGAACCAGCGACCTTCGGTGCCACCGGCACGATCCAGTCGATCGCCAATGGTTCGGTGACGCTGCGGCATGGTCCTGTGCCCCGGCTCGATTGGCCCGCGATGACCATGACCTTCCGCACGAAGAGCGCGGCGCAAATGCGCGGGCTCGAGACGGGAGACAGGGTGCGCTTCACCTTCACCCAGCAGGATGCCGGCCCCCGGATCGAGTCTATCACGAGGGCCGGACAATGA